In Candidatus Hydrogenedentota bacterium, the sequence CCTTCGAGGCCCGCGTCCAGGAGCGTCCCACCGGAACGGTCGTCCGCCTCTCCCAGACCTACGCAGGCCTCCCCGTGCTCGGCGCGCAGGCCGTCATTCGCCTCGACGCGGACGGGCAGGTGCGCATGGTCCTCAATGACGTGCTCGGCGACGCGTCCACTCTCGACAACGACCCCGATTCGCTCACCCCGCTGCTCACCCCCGAAGAGGCCGTTGCGGCCGCCAAACGCGCCGAGGCCGGCGTCACCGGCGGCGACGAGGCCCTCCTCTCCCCGCAGCCCGACCCCGAACTGGTCATCTTCGCCCCCGCCGTATACTCCCTCAGCGGCGACCCCGTCCTGGCCTACCGCGTGGTCTTCGGGGGTGTCAACGGCATGGTGCTCTTCATCAACGCCCGCAACGGCGAACTCGTCTTCCGCCACGCCCTCAGCGCCGCGGCACTGGCCCGCGAGATTTACGACTGCAACGGAGGCACCGACTTCCTCACGGCAGGGGTCCTGGCCCGCAAGGAGGGCGACCCCCCCACCGGCAACACGGGCGTGGACAACGCCTACGACTACTTCGGCGACACCTACAAGTGGTACAAGGACCTGCTCGGCCGCGACAGCTACGACGACAAGGGCTCGCTCCTCAAGGCCTATGTCAACGTGCCGGTTCTCAACGCCTACTGGTATCCGGGCCTCGAGGTGATGGTCTTCGATAACCGGCTCCTCACCGACGATGTCCTCGCCCACGAGTTCACCCACGGCGTCACGGACGATGTGGTCAACTTCACCTATTTCGGCTTCTCCGGCGCCTTGGCGGAAATGTACTCGGACTGGGGCGGCGAACTGGTGGACCTCTCCAACGGGCGGGGCAACGACTCCCCCGAGGTGCGCTGGTTTTGCGGCGAGGACATGCAGCTCAAGATTCCCGACTCCCGCGGACGAGAGCGCCCGGACCCCGTGGATGACGGCCTGCCCGGTCTCCGCTACATGAAGGACCCGACCCTCTTCGGCGACCCGGACCGCCTCGGCAGTCCCCTGCTGGCCAACCCCTACTCCATGTATGACCTCGGCGGCGTCCACATCAACAATGGCGTCGGAAACAAGCTGGTTTACCTGCTCACCGACGGCGACACCTTCAACGGCGAGACCGTGCGCGGCCTCGGCGAGGACGTCGTCGGCCAGCTCTTCTACGAGGCCCTTTTCAACCTCTCCGCCTCCGCCGATTATTATGACCTCTACTTCGCCCTCGGCGTGGCCGCCACGGACCTCGGCCTGAGCTTCGAGGACCGCCTCAACATCGCCGCCGCAGGACGCGCCGTCGAGATTGAGCCGCCCGAGCTCGCCCTCCTCGGTCTCCGCAACTTCCGCGCCACCCCCGCCCGCGACGGCGACGGAAACCAGTCCATCGCCCTCACCTGGTCCAACCCGCCCGCGGACACCCTGGCCGGAATCACCCTCGTCCGCAGCCTCGGCCGCTACGCCATGCAGCCCGGCGACGGCGTCATTCTGCCCGTCACGCGCGGCGCCGACGCCTGGCTGGACACAGCCGTCGAGCCCGGCATCGAGTATTACTACACCGTCATCGCCGACATCACCGGCAGCTTCCCGCAGTTGGCCTATGCCAAGGCGCGGGCCGGTGGAAACGCGCCCAATGTGCTTAGCCAGCCCTTCGGAACGGACCCGCTCCTCGGGCGCTTCGACCCCCTGGACCTCGCCTTCAGCCAGTTGACCTTCACCCCCGTCGGCGCCGCGGACGGCCCGATTGCCGGCGACATGCCCGGCGTCTCCTATGACAACTACGAGGCCACCTGCCGGCGCGGCGTATACTCCCTGCCCGTGCCCCGCGCGGACGGCCAGGGCGGCGCCATCCAGCTCAACTTCAGCGACGACAACGGCACCTCCTTCTACTTCCCCAACGCGCCCTTCCCCTTCTTCGGGAAATACTACCCAGCCTTCACCATCGCCGCCAACGGCTACATCTCGTTCCAGGACGTGACCTACCTGTCCCAGCTCAACTTCCCGAGCCTGGCCGCGCACTTCGCGATCCCCCGAATTTCCTTCCTGTTCAACGACTTCTCCCCCAGCATGGGGGGCCTGGGATGGGCGCGCGCCCTTTCGGACCGCACGGTAATCACCTTCGAGGACATGCCCTCCTGGCCGCCCACCATGCCCACCACCACCGTCGGCAGGAGCACCGTCCAGGTCGAGCTCTTCCACAGCGGCATGATTCGGTTCACCTACCTCGGACTCGGCGCGACCAACGCCGTCGTCGGACTCTCCGACGGGCGCGGCGTGCCACGTGACCCCTCCCTCGCGTTCCCCGCCGCGGGGCTCCTCCAGTCCTACGCGGTGCCCGACCTCAGCGCCCTGCCCCTGAACCCCTCACGGCTCTCCATCAGCCCGCTCCAGCCGGTCTACGCCGTCGTGGGCGACTTGGTCCAGTTCGATGTCAGCGTCAACAAGCCTGCCGGACTCGCCGGAATTCCCGTGCTCCTCGGCGACTGGAGCCGAACCGGCCCCGCGCCCTTCGCGGACCGCAGAAACGGCACCGGCACCTTCTCCTGGCGGCCCGCCCCCGAAGACCGGGGGGTCTACACCTTCCGGGTCACCGCCCGCCTGGGCGGCCAGGAGGCCTACCAGGACGTGATGCTCTACATCGGGCGCGCCTTCGATCGGCCCGGCGCGAAGAACCTCGCCATTTCCTCCGACACCCCCTTCGAGAACCCGGCCCAGAGCCGCGTCGTGCCCATGGGACGGCCCCTCACCGCGTCCTACGAATACACCCATCCGCACCTCGCCTTTGACCCCGCCTACTACGGCGAGGGCGGCTCCGTGCTCTACTGGTTCCGCAACGGCCAGGTCATCTCCGAGCTCATCGGCAGGACCGTGGTGCCCCCCGGCGCCGTCCGCGCCGGCGACCGCTGGTGGTTCGGCGTCGTGCCCGTCACGGTCAACGGCCTCGCGGGCGACATGGTCTTCTCGCCCACCGTCACCATCGCCGGGTTCCCCGTGGTCACCTCCGTGTCCCCGGCCTTCGGGCTCACCATCGGCGGCGACCGCGTCACCATCCGCGGCGAGCGCCTCGGCGGCGCCATGGCCGTGACCTTTGGCGGCGTGCGCGGCGCAAATCTCGCCGTCCGGAGCGACAACGAAATCCAGGTCACCACCCCGCTGCATCCCGGCGGCGTCGTGGACATCGTCGTCGAGTCCATGGATGGCATCGGCAGGGCCGTCGGCGCCTTCCGCTTCATCGGCGACGCCACCGACCTCCTGCGCGAGGACGTGAACAAGGACGGCCGCGTGGACGCAGTGGACGTCCAGCTCGTCACCGGCGACGTGCTCAAGACCGGTGAGGCGGCCAAGGACGGCCTGGCCACCGACGTGAACGGCGACGGCGTCGTCAACGCCCTCGACATCCAGATGGTCGTGAACCGGGCGCTCCTCCGCTGACATAACGACAAACGGCAACCGGCCGTCCGGTCCCCCTGCGGACCGGACGGCCGGATTATTTTTGCGCGGCGGGAACCGCCTCATCCCGCGCCCCCTGCGGCTATCTTTTCCCCATCGCCTTATCTCATCCGTCTGATCCGTCCGATCCGTCCGATCCGACTGATCTGTCCACCCCGCCCGCTCCATCCCCCTCTTCCACCCCTCCCTTCCCTTTCCTCTTCCTTTCTCTACTTTCCTCTTCTCTATTCCTTCCTTCCTTCCTTCTTTCTTTCTTCCCTTTTCTTTCCTCTTCTTTCCTCTTCTCTTTTCCTTCTTTCTTCCTTTTTCTTTTGCGTTCTTTGCGTTCCTTGCGGTCACATCCTTCCGTCCACCCGCCGCGCCAGCGCGTCCACCTCCACCGTGGTGAAGTCCTGGTGCCGCTGAAACGCCCCCGCCGCGCGCGGCAGGCTCACCGGCGACGCCCCCCGCAGTATGGCCACACACGCCATCCCCGCCGCATCCGCCGCGATGAACCCCGAGTAGCTGTCCTCAAAAACCACACACCGCTCCGGCGGCAGCCCGATCGCCGCCGCGGCCGCAAGAAACAGGTCCGGCGCCGGCTTGCCCGCCAGCCCCTCCCCCGGCGTGAAAACGCCCCCGAACTGCCCCTCCACCCCCAGCCGCGCCAGAATCATCCGGGTGTTCGGCTCTGGCGCGTTCGACGCCACCGCGCAGGGCACCCCGAGCGCACACAGCTCCCCGAGAAAACGCGCCAGACCCGGCATCGGGTCCACCAGCGGTCCGTACAGCTCCCGGTAGATCGCCTCCTTCTCCTCCGCCACCGACATGTCCAGACCGTCCCGCCCAAAATTGCGCCGCATGTTCTCCATGATGACCACATTGTCCTTCGAGTGGATGTGGTTCATGTAATAGCCGGCGTCTATCGGCAGCCCGCGCCGCCGCCCCAGTTCAATCCAGGCCCGCTGGTGGAACGCATGGTTGTCCACCATCGTCCCGTCCACGTCAAAAATCACCCCCCAGCCCGCGCCGGGGTTCTGTTCAGTCTC encodes:
- a CDS encoding M4 family metallopeptidase gives rise to the protein EAPAAVEMPVLRRDGDGFIHFLAAPESGRFILPDSGQKSDDPAARALAFMEGHAGAFGVPSPKLAFEARVQERPTGTVVRLSQTYAGLPVLGAQAVIRLDADGQVRMVLNDVLGDASTLDNDPDSLTPLLTPEEAVAAAKRAEAGVTGGDEALLSPQPDPELVIFAPAVYSLSGDPVLAYRVVFGGVNGMVLFINARNGELVFRHALSAAALAREIYDCNGGTDFLTAGVLARKEGDPPTGNTGVDNAYDYFGDTYKWYKDLLGRDSYDDKGSLLKAYVNVPVLNAYWYPGLEVMVFDNRLLTDDVLAHEFTHGVTDDVVNFTYFGFSGALAEMYSDWGGELVDLSNGRGNDSPEVRWFCGEDMQLKIPDSRGRERPDPVDDGLPGLRYMKDPTLFGDPDRLGSPLLANPYSMYDLGGVHINNGVGNKLVYLLTDGDTFNGETVRGLGEDVVGQLFYEALFNLSASADYYDLYFALGVAATDLGLSFEDRLNIAAAGRAVEIEPPELALLGLRNFRATPARDGDGNQSIALTWSNPPADTLAGITLVRSLGRYAMQPGDGVILPVTRGADAWLDTAVEPGIEYYYTVIADITGSFPQLAYAKARAGGNAPNVLSQPFGTDPLLGRFDPLDLAFSQLTFTPVGAADGPIAGDMPGVSYDNYEATCRRGVYSLPVPRADGQGGAIQLNFSDDNGTSFYFPNAPFPFFGKYYPAFTIAANGYISFQDVTYLSQLNFPSLAAHFAIPRISFLFNDFSPSMGGLGWARALSDRTVITFEDMPSWPPTMPTTTVGRSTVQVELFHSGMIRFTYLGLGATNAVVGLSDGRGVPRDPSLAFPAAGLLQSYAVPDLSALPLNPSRLSISPLQPVYAVVGDLVQFDVSVNKPAGLAGIPVLLGDWSRTGPAPFADRRNGTGTFSWRPAPEDRGVYTFRVTARLGGQEAYQDVMLYIGRAFDRPGAKNLAISSDTPFENPAQSRVVPMGRPLTASYEYTHPHLAFDPAYYGEGGSVLYWFRNGQVISELIGRTVVPPGAVRAGDRWWFGVVPVTVNGLAGDMVFSPTVTIAGFPVVTSVSPAFGLTIGGDRVTIRGERLGGAMAVTFGGVRGANLAVRSDNEIQVTTPLHPGGVVDIVVESMDGIGRAVGAFRFIGDATDLLREDVNKDGRVDAVDVQLVTGDVLKTGEAAKDGLATDVNGDGVVNALDIQMVVNRALLR
- a CDS encoding HAD family phosphatase — its product is MTETEQNPGAGWGVIFDVDGTMVDNHAFHQRAWIELGRRRGLPIDAGYYMNHIHSKDNVVIMENMRRNFGRDGLDMSVAEEKEAIYRELYGPLVDPMPGLARFLGELCALGVPCAVASNAPEPNTRMILARLGVEGQFGGVFTPGEGLAGKPAPDLFLAAAAAIGLPPERCVVFEDSYSGFIAADAAGMACVAILRGASPVSLPRAAGAFQRHQDFTTVEVDALARRVDGRM